The window AGCTGGCGACGGTGCGCGATGTGATCGGGGACGTCGGCGCGCGCGATATCCGCGAGATCGTCGTGTTCAACAAGGCCGACCTCGTCGACGAGGACACCCGGCTGGTGCTGCGTGGCCTGGAGCCGGACGCCATGTTCGTCTCTTCGCGCACCGGTGAGGGGATCGCGCAGCTGCGGGAGGTCGTCGAGGCGGCGTTGCCGCTGCCGGCGGTCGAGGTGCGAGCGCTCGTGCCGTACGACCGCGGCGATCTGGTGTCGGCCGCCCACGAGACGGGGCACATCGTGGCCCAGTCCCACGAGGAGGAGGGCACCGCGCTGCACGCGCACGTGTCACCGCGACTGGCCGCCGAGCTGGAGCGCTTCCGCACCGACGCCTGACCCGCGACGTTCGGTCGTCGCATCCGTCCCTGTGCTGAGTGTGCGCGGGGCCGGACGCGTCGACCGAACGCGGGTCAGCCGGCGGGGGAGAGCTCGACCGGCGCGACGCCCGGAGTGTCGAAGCCGAACACCTGGCCCAGGAACGCCAGCTCCGACTCCAGCGCGTGCACGACGGTCTCGGCGCGGCGGAAGCCGTGGCCCTCGCCCTCGTACAGCACGTACGCGTGCGGCACGCCGCGCGCGGCGAGGGCGTCACGGATCGCTTCGGCCTGTGACGGCGGCACCACCTCGTCCTCGGCGCCCTGCAGCAGCAGCACCGGGACGCGGAAGCGCTCCGGGCGGCTGAGCGGGGAGCGCTCGGTGTAGACCGCGTCGGCTTCCGGCAGCGGGCCGATGAGCCCGTCGAGGTACCGGGCCTCGAAGTCGTGGGTGTCCTCGGCGAGGGTGCGGGCGTCCCCGACGCCGTAGCGGGAGATCCCCGCCGCGAAGACGTCGGTGCGCACGAGCGCCGACAGCACCGTCCAGCCGCCGGCGGAGCCGCCCTCGATCGCCAGCCGCGCGGCATCCGCCCGGCCCTCGGCGGCAAGCCCAGATGCGGCAGCGGCGACGTCGTCGACGTCCGCGATGCCCCACTGCCCCCGCAGCCGTTCCCGGTAGGTACGGCCGTAGCCGCTGGAGCCGGCGTAATTGACGTCGAGCACCCCGATGCCCCGGCTGGTGAAGTAGGCGATCTTGCCGGATGCCGCCGCCGCCACGTGAGCGGTGGGGCCGCCGTGGACGAACACGACGTACGGCGGCAGTTCGCCCTCGGGTGCGGTGGCGTCGGGGTTGGTCGGCGGGTAGTCGTAGGCGTGCACCGGGCCGTGGGGACCGTCGACGGTGAACTCTCGCGGCCGCGGCAGCCACGCGGCATCCCACGGCGACTGGCCGCCCACGAGCGGCTGCGCCTCGCCGGGGCGGTCGACATCGACGAGCCACAGGCCCGCGGGGTGCTGGACACCGGCACCGGTGAGCAGCACCCGTGACCCGGCGGCATCCTCGATCGACACGCCCGCGGTGGTGGGAAGCCCCAGTGCGCGCGCCTGCCCGTCGCGGGAGATCAGCACCACTTCGTCGTTGCCGTTGGTGCGCACCGCGACGATGCGGCCGTCCGCGAGGGTGGCGAACCAGCGCTGGCCCAGCACCCACAGCGGTCCGCCGGTGTCGGCGTCGGCGGGGGACACCGCGACCGGTTCGCCGTCCGGAAGCGAGACCCGCCACAGGTTCCAGCGGCCGGTGGGGTCGTCGGCGTAGACGAGGCGGTCATCGCCCTGCCACTGCGGCTGCAACGGCGAGGTCACGCCGGAGGAGATCACCGTCGGCTGCGCGACCCGGCCCGCCTCCAGCCGTCCGACGAGCAGGCGCGCGCGGTCCCACGCCATGTCGGGGTGATCCCACGCGATCCACGCCAGGTGGCGGCCGTCGGGGGAGAGGGCGGGGTGGGCGACGAAATCGCTGCCACCGGCGACCTCGACCACGCCGGCGGTCCCGATCGACACGATGTGGCGCACCGGGCGCTCGCCGCGGGTGTGGTCCTCGCGCACCGCCAGCAGGGTGCCCGCCTGCCAGGTCAGCCCGCCGTAGCGCACATCCCCGGCAGCGGGCGTCAGCGCCACGGGCTCTGCGCCGGGACGCTGGACGTAGACGCGCTGATCGGCCTTCTCGACGAAGTACAGCCGGCCCTCGGGCGAGGCCGTCCACGCGCCGCCGCCGTATTCGTGCACGCGGGAGCGGACGTTCCAGCCTGCCGGCAGCACGTCCGACACCGTGCCGTCGGGCCGTCGCCGCCGCACCGTCGTGCGCCCGCCTTCCGCAGGCACCGTCTGCCCCCACCACACCTCGTCGCCGACGAAGCGGGCGCCTTCCAGCCGAGGCGAGGCCTCGGACACGTCGGCCGCAGACAGCGGGGAGGGCCAGGAACCGTACGGAAGGACGTCGACCATACATCCCACGTTACGCGGGGACACAGATCGTCACATCCGACCGCGGCCGCCGGTCGCGTGGCTACCGTGGGGGCATGACGCGGCAATGCGAAGGGGGGATGCCGCGGTCGTAGCGGCATCCCCCTCCGTCGTCGTCGACGGTGCGTCGATCAGATCGCGCGCAGTACCGCCACGACCTTGCCCAGCACCACGGCCTCGTCGCCGACGATCGGTTCGAACGCACTGTTGCGGGGGAGCAGCCAGGTGTGACCGTCGCGCTGGCGGAAGGTCTTCACCGTCGCCTCACCATCGAGCATGGCCGCGACGATCTCGCCGTTGTCGGCGGTGGCCTGAGAGCGCACGACGACCCAGTCGCCGTCGCAGATGGCGGCGTCGATCATCGACTCGCCGCTGACCTTCAGCATGAACAGGTCGCCCTTGCCGACCAGCTGGCGCGGCAGCGGGAAGATCTCCTCCACCTGCTGATCCGCCGTGATCGGCACGCCGGCGGCGATGCGGCCCACCAGCGGCACCAGGGCGGCGTCGCCCACAGCGGGGGAGGCATCGGCCGGGTTCTCGGCGGCACTGCCGGGGAGGTCGATCAGCACCTCCATCGCGCGCGTCTTGCCTGCGTCGCGACGGAGGTACCCGCTCAGTTCGAGCTGGTTGAGCTGGTGGGTCACGCTCGACAGCGACTTGAGCCCGACCGCATCCCCGATCTCGCGCATGCTCGGCGGGTAGCCGTGGCGGGCGATCGACCGCTGGATCACTTCGAGGATGGCGAGCTGCTTGTCGCTCAGGCTCTTGCGGCGGCGCGTCTGCGGTTTCTCCTGCGCGCGCTCGCGGCCGCCCGGTGTCGTGTCGGTCATCTC is drawn from Microbacterium sp. zg-B96 and contains these coding sequences:
- a CDS encoding prolyl oligopeptidase family serine peptidase; amino-acid sequence: MVDVLPYGSWPSPLSAADVSEASPRLEGARFVGDEVWWGQTVPAEGGRTTVRRRRPDGTVSDVLPAGWNVRSRVHEYGGGAWTASPEGRLYFVEKADQRVYVQRPGAEPVALTPAAGDVRYGGLTWQAGTLLAVREDHTRGERPVRHIVSIGTAGVVEVAGGSDFVAHPALSPDGRHLAWIAWDHPDMAWDRARLLVGRLEAGRVAQPTVISSGVTSPLQPQWQGDDRLVYADDPTGRWNLWRVSLPDGEPVAVSPADADTGGPLWVLGQRWFATLADGRIVAVRTNGNDEVVLISRDGQARALGLPTTAGVSIEDAAGSRVLLTGAGVQHPAGLWLVDVDRPGEAQPLVGGQSPWDAAWLPRPREFTVDGPHGPVHAYDYPPTNPDATAPEGELPPYVVFVHGGPTAHVAAAASGKIAYFTSRGIGVLDVNYAGSSGYGRTYRERLRGQWGIADVDDVAAAASGLAAEGRADAARLAIEGGSAGGWTVLSALVRTDVFAAGISRYGVGDARTLAEDTHDFEARYLDGLIGPLPEADAVYTERSPLSRPERFRVPVLLLQGAEDEVVPPSQAEAIRDALAARGVPHAYVLYEGEGHGFRRAETVVHALESELAFLGQVFGFDTPGVAPVELSPAG
- the lexA gene encoding transcriptional repressor LexA — protein: MTDTTPGGRERAQEKPQTRRRKSLSDKQLAILEVIQRSIARHGYPPSMREIGDAVGLKSLSSVTHQLNQLELSGYLRRDAGKTRAMEVLIDLPGSAAENPADASPAVGDAALVPLVGRIAAGVPITADQQVEEIFPLPRQLVGKGDLFMLKVSGESMIDAAICDGDWVVVRSQATADNGEIVAAMLDGEATVKTFRQRDGHTWLLPRNSAFEPIVGDEAVVLGKVVAVLRAI